CGTCACGCCGGTCGGCTACGAAAGCGCCAGAGGTATCCTGGCCACATCCCAGGAGGGCCAAGAGAGAAGGAATCCACATGCACGATCTCATCCCTCACGGCATCGAGCCGAAACACGAAGTCTTCTGGGACCTGTCGACGCCGGTTCTGATTGAGCACACCCTCGAACGAGGGCTGGGCGTGTTGGCCCACCGGGGACCACTCGTTGTCAACACCGTGCCTTACACCGGCCGGAGCCCCAAGGACAAGTTCATCGTCCGCGACCCTCAGACCGAGGGCGACATATGGTGGGGTGACGTCAACCATCCGATCGAGCCCGAGGTGTACGACGCTCTCTATGCGCGAGTGACAGAACATCTGGCCGAGCGCGATCTCTACGTCCAGGATTTGTACGCGGGAGCAGACCCGCGGTACCGGCTGGCCGTCCGGGCGATTACCTCGAGTCCGTGGCACGCGCATTTCTGCCGGAATATGTTCCGCTTACCGCGCTCCTACGAGCTCGACGATGAGATCGAACCGTTTCACCCGGACTTCACGCTCGTGCACGCTCCGGACTTCAAAGCAATCCCTGAGCGTGACGGCACCCGCAGCGAAGTCTTCATCATCATCTCCTTCGAGCACAAGGTGCTCCTGATCGGTGGCACCACGTACATGGGCGAGATGAAGAAGTCGGTCTTTTCGGTGTTGAACTACCTGCTGCCGAAGAAAGGTGTGCTCAGTATGCATGCCTCGGCCAATGTCGACCAGGCAGGACATTCGGCCGTGATCTTCGGACTTTCCGGTACCGGCAAGACCACCCTGGCGACGGACCCGACGAGGAACATGATCGGCGACGATGAGATCGGATGGGGCGTCAACGGCATCTTCAACATCGAGGGCGGCTCCTACGCCAAGGTGATCTGCCTGAGTCCCGAGGACGAACCGCTCATCTTCGAGGCCACCAACCAGTTCGAGACGCTGCTCGAGAACGTGGTGATCAACCCTGAGAGCCGCCGGGTGGAGTGGGACGACGCAACTCGCACCGAAAACATCCGCAGCTCATATCCGCTCGTGCACCTTCCCAATATCGTGAAAAGCGGCATGGCAGCGCACCCGCGTAACATCGTGTTTCTGTCTGCGGACGCGTTCGGTGTGCTCCCTCCGATCTCACGACTGACTCGCGAGCAAGCGATGTACTATTTCATCTCCGGGTACACCGCCAAGCTCGCCGGCACGGAAAGGGGTGTGAACGAGCCGGCCGCCACCTTCTCCCCATGCTTCGGCGCCCCGTTCCTTCCGTTGCCGCCCTCGTATTACGCGGACGTCCTCGCCGACAAGATCGAAGAGTTCGGCACCGGACTCTGGATGATCAACACCGGATGGACCAGTGGACCCCACGGTGTCGGCCACCGGATCCGGATCCCCCACACGCGGGCGATGCTCAACGCGGCACTCGCCGGCGACCTCGACGAGGCCACGTACCACCAGAACCCCATCTTTGGCCTCTCGATCCCGACAGAGGTTCCAGGGGTTCCCGCCGAATTGCTCAACCCTCGTAACACCTGGGGCGATCCATCTGCCTACGACACGCAAGCCGTCAAGCTGGCCGGAATGTTCCGGAGGAACTTTGAGCAGTACGCAGACGATGTTTCCGAGGCCGTGATCGCCGCCGGGCCGCACATCTAGCACGGTGCATCGGCAACGTGAAAGACGCCGGCAAGCTCTGCCGGTACTCGCGTGTTGACGGTGAGCTTCGGGATCGGCCGGGTATCCGACGGGAACAAGACCGCACCCAAAGCTGCCCGGTTCCTCAGCTCCGGCGGCTGCTCTAGCCGTGGGAGGTGTCTGCCCACTGCTGCAAGGCTTTGACCAGGAGTCAGAGCGTGCAGAGCTGACTGAAGCACAGCGCGTTCACATACAACGGATACGGCCTCTCGCTCCTCCATGGTCGGCACAGCTCGGCCCAGCCGAGTTCAGTCGCTTACAGACCCCGACACTGGTCGTCACCACGGGATCTGACCCTCTCTTTGACGAGGTGGCCAAAGAGATGTCAGCCAATCAGAGCGTCACATGGATGACGGTGGAGGACCGCCATATCGCCCCAAGACGGCACAGCCTCAACGCGCTCCTGTCCGACCTGGGAAGCAGCTCGGAGATGACAGGTCTCGCCCGGTCGAGCAGGTATCCGTGTCACCCACCCGCTGCCAAGCGGAGCCACCCGACCGACTGGCGGACGGCACTGCTCGGCGGCGCGGAAGGGGAGGTTCCTTGACGCGGTGCTCACCTGCCGGTGAGCGTTGTTACCTGCCGGCCATGCGGTAGGTGTCCTCCCCGACGCCCGGGTCGAACCAGCGCTCCTCGTCGGTGAAACGCGCCAGGTCGGCGAGACGAAACAGCGCGCTCGCCGCTTCTGGCTTGGGTGGCCGATCCAAGTCCACCATCGACTCCGCCTCGGTGAGGATGACGATGCGGTCTGCGTTGACCCAGTAGAACCGGGAGTTCGCGATCCCGTCACTTCCTCGCAACGCTCGGCAGAGTCCATAGGCGGCCTCACCAAACTCGATCCGATCTGCCGTGTCGCGGCGATCACAATGTTGCAGTAGGAAAGCCATTGACGATCCCCTCGCTTGACTATCTACAACCTGCGCCGGGAACCCGCCAATGTCAATGCCCAAGTGTTCAATCGCTGTTCTTGCCGAGGCGAACGCCTGGACCCGCGAGCGGTCAGACTCGGTGACGGGCACCCGACAGGACAAGTCCCGACAGGAGCAGTCGATGCCTTCCCCCGCAACGGCAAATGGAAACGCCCGCACCATGTCAACGCTGGGTAGGTAACTCTCCGTCGCCGAGAACCAGGTCCGGCCGCGCCTCCATCACGGAGATTTCGGTCGGTCCGTGATCCTGAGGTAACCCGTCACGAATTGATCGCCATAGGTGGTGCGCCTGGACGCGCTGCAGCCAACCAGCCGCTCACGCTCTCGGATCAGGCTCGACACCGTACTCGTCGACACCCCAGCCGCCTCGGCGGCCTCGCCGATCGTGCCCACTTGCCGAGCGCGCCACCCGCCTCGGAGTCATCGGACATGCCATAGCTCATCTCCATGAGTCGCACGTCGCTCCCGCCACCGGAAATCACCAGGAATGATCCCGGTCAACCGTCACGAGAACGGTGATTTCGACGAGACACATGAGGCCTGTCCGGAAGCTACGAGGGCCACCGCGACTTGGCTCTTACTGCTCGGATTTCCTATGCTGCCAACTCGTGCGCGCCCTACGTCCTATCGCTGCTGTTGTCCTGAGTTTTGCTATGGTCCTGGGACTTGCCGGTCCTGTGCTCGCCGACGCCTTGGCCGCGAAAGTGGACGCTGTGCGTTCTCCCGACCTTCCGATCCTGATGGCGGCAGATGCCCTCGCAGGACAATCTGCAGCCGCGCAGGCCAAGGCAGGCAAGCAGTTCCACACGAACCTGAATCCGTTGCTCAGCGTCTGCTCCGCAGCCGGTGAAGTCGTCGGAGTCGGACCCAATCTCGACTCGATCTTCGAAGCCTTCCGCAACAGTCCTCCCCACTGGGGTCTGATCACCTCGTCGAGATGGACGTCCATGGGCACCGGCATGGCCACGACGAGCGACGGAGCTGTTTACGTATCGGTGATCTTCTGTGAGGGGGCGGGCGGCGATGCGCCCACGCAGCCGGCACCGAGTCCGATTGCGACGGCGGTCGCCCCGGCGCACGCGCGCCACACATCGCCGAACCTTCCAGCGCTCCCCCCTGAACTCATGCTGAGTCCTTGCTCGGGTAGCGACACTCGAGAGCTCGTCCTACACGAACCACCCTGGGTCACACGGAGCTGTCCGGGTCTCGCCTAACTGCCTACAGCAGTAGCTCTGCGATCTGCACCGTGTTCAGTGCAGCACCCTTGCGAAGGTTGTCAGAGACGCACCAGAGATTCAACCCTCCCGGTGTCCCGAGCGTCTCCCGTATTCGGCCGACAAGGGTCTCGTCACGTCCGGCAGAGTCCAGAGGCGTCGGCACCCGGTCCGACCAAACCTCCACGCCGGGGGCCTCTTCGAGAAGCCGGGTCGCTTCCTCCACTCCCAGTGGCCGCGAGAACATGAGCGTGGCCGTGATGCCGTGGCCCACCATCACCGGCACCCGCACACATGTCGGTTCGACCCGCAACTCGGGAAGATCGAGAATCTTGCGGCTCTCATTCACCAGCTTCCACTCTTCATCGGTGTAGCCGGCATCTGCCTCATTGCCCGCGAACGGCAATGCGTTGAATCCGATTGGTCGCACATACACGTCACCGCCAGGATCTTTCCATCCGCCGCCGGAAAGGGCATCGAGGTCCTCACCGAGCTCGGCCAACTGGCGGGTCAGTTCGTTGATGCCCTGCTGGCCGGAACCCGACACGGCCTGGTAGGAACTCACCACCATTGATTCGATACCGGCTGCTCTGTGCAGCGGAGCGACGGCCATCATCAGCCCCATCGTCGTGCAGTTCGGATTGGCGATGATCCCCCGATGCCTCTTCGCCGCGGCATCGTTCACGCCCACCACCACGAGCGGGACCTCCGGATCCATCCTGAAGGCCGACGAGTTGTCGACGACGACCGCTCCGGCATGGGCAAACGCAGGAGCGTACGTCCGCGATCGGGATCCTCCTGCCGAGAACAGGGCAACGTCGATACCGGCCGGGTCCGCCTTGTCCAGATCTTCGATTTCGACCTCACCCCACGCGGTTTCCACGACTCGTCCGGCAGAACGACTGCTGGCCATCAGCCGCAACTCCGACAGTGGGAAGCCTCGTTCCTCCAGGATCGAGACCATCGCCCTCCCCACAGCGCCCGTCGCTCCGACGACAGCGGTTCGCACGCTACCCATCGGATTCCTCCTCGATAAAGGCCCTGTGCAGAGCCCGCACGGCCTGCTCGACCTGACCTTCTCGAATCACACACGAGATCCGGATGCTCGACGTCGAGATCATCTCGATGTTGATGCCGTGATCGGCCAAGACCTTGAACATGCGCGCGGCAATGCCCGGGTTCGACCGCATCCCCACTCCGACGACGGAAACGCGGCCGATCTCGAGGTCTACCAGCACCGCTTTGGCGCCCACCTCTCGGGCAACCTCACGCGCGGTCTCCTCTGCAACGGCGACTCCGCCTTTGGGAATCGTGAAGCTGATGTCGGTCGTTCCATCGTGCGATACGTTCTGCACGATCATGTCGACATTCACCCCACGGTCGGCAAGAGGTGCAAACACCGAGGCGGCGACTCCCGGACGGTCGGGGACGCCAACGATGGTGACTTTTGTCTCTGCTGTGTCGTGAGAAATCCCACGAACGATCGCTTGCTCCATTGTGGCCTCCTTCACCCAGGAACCCTGCCCATCATGAAACGACGAACGAACATGCAACGGTATACCGAACCGCTGCGCAACCTCCACAGATCGCGCCATCAACACCTTCGCACCGGTCGATGCCAACTCGAGCATCTCCTCGAACGTGATCTCATCGAGCTTCCGAGCAGCAGGGACCAGCCGAGGGTCGGCGGTGAATACCCCGTCCACATCCGTGTAGATCTCACACACATCGGCATGGTTCGCTGCAGCGAGCGCCACGGCTGTCGTGTCCGTACCGCCCCGTCCAAGTGTTGTCACATCTTTGGACTCCGGATCGACTCCCTGGAACCCGGCAACGATGACGACTTTCCCCTCTCCGAGGCTCTCCACGACACGGAAACCACGAATCTCCTGGATCTTTGCTCCTCCGTGACGCGAATCGGTCAGGATTCCCGCCTGTGAACCGGTGAAACTGACGGCCTCGATCCCCTCGGCATGGATCGCCATCGCGAGCAGCGACATTGCGATTCGCTCACCGGCACTCAGCAGCATGTCCATTTCGCGCCCGGGTGGATCGGGATGCACCTGGTTGGCAAGGTCGATCAAGTCGTCGGTCGATGACCCCATCGCGGACACGACGACGAGCACCTCGTTGCCGGCACGTTTCGTCGCGGCGACCCGGGCGGCGACCCGCCGAATCCGCTCCGCGTCCGCCACCGACGTTCCACCGAACTTTTGAACATACAGGCCCATGTCGCGCAGGGAGTGTACTGGCCAAACTCCCGAACCCAGGGCTCAGGGGTACCCCACGGGTACCTACGAGCCCTGGGTTCGCCGTTCTGTCGGCCGGAAACGTTGCCCGCCGAGGCACTAGCATCGCTCCGTCATGCCAAGCGAGAAACGCGATCGTCAGCACCGCAACCGGGAAGAGAAACGGAAACGTCTGCAAAGAGCCCGCCGAAACGCGCTCCTGAAACGGCGTTTCATCCAGAGCATCTGGATTGCGGCATTCGTGATGGCCGTCGTTACCCTCTCGAATCTGACCAGGGGATCGGACGCGACCACCACGACCACCTCGACGCAATCGTCATCCACGACGATCGCCGAGCCGACGACAGACACGACCGCTCCCTCAGCCCTTGGTCCCGCCTACGAGGCGTTCCGAGGCCAGCAGGTGGCCTGTGGTGCAACTGCTCCACCACCCGCACGGCAGATGCAGTTCGATGCCCCGGACGACCAGCAGATCGACCCTGCTGCGATCGTGACCGCCACGGTTGCGACATCTTGCGGTGACATCGTCATCCATCTGGATCCCACGGCCGCTCCACAGACGGTCAACTCGTTCGTGTTCCTCGCCCGACAGGGCTTTTTCGACGGAACCGTCTTTCATCGCATCGTCCCTGGTTTCGTGATCCAGGGTGGCGACCCGACAGCAGTCGGCACCGGTGGGCCCGGCTATACGATCGCCGACGAGTTCCCGCCGGCAGGTTTCGCCTACGATCGCGGTGTCGTCGCCATGGCCAATTCGGGACCCGACTCCACGGGAAGTCAGTTCTTCGTCGTGCTCGACGACACGAGCCTCCAACCCGGATTCTCGCTGCTTGGCACGGTCCTCGACGGTGATACCACCCTCGATGCGATCGCGGCGGTTCCGGTCGGTCCCTCGGCGTCAGGCGAGAACAGCAACCCCCTGGAGACCGTCTACATCAACACGGTG
The window above is part of the Gammaproteobacteria bacterium genome. Proteins encoded here:
- a CDS encoding aspartate kinase; this translates as MGLYVQKFGGTSVADAERIRRVAARVAATKRAGNEVLVVVSAMGSSTDDLIDLANQVHPDPPGREMDMLLSAGERIAMSLLAMAIHAEGIEAVSFTGSQAGILTDSRHGGAKIQEIRGFRVVESLGEGKVVIVAGFQGVDPESKDVTTLGRGGTDTTAVALAAANHADVCEIYTDVDGVFTADPRLVPAARKLDEITFEEMLELASTGAKVLMARSVEVAQRFGIPLHVRSSFHDGQGSWVKEATMEQAIVRGISHDTAETKVTIVGVPDRPGVAASVFAPLADRGVNVDMIVQNVSHDGTTDISFTIPKGGVAVAEETAREVAREVGAKAVLVDLEIGRVSVVGVGMRSNPGIAARMFKVLADHGINIEMISTSSIRISCVIREGQVEQAVRALHRAFIEEESDG
- a CDS encoding aspartate-semialdehyde dehydrogenase — protein: MRTAVVGATGAVGRAMVSILEERGFPLSELRLMASSRSAGRVVETAWGEVEIEDLDKADPAGIDVALFSAGGSRSRTYAPAFAHAGAVVVDNSSAFRMDPEVPLVVVGVNDAAAKRHRGIIANPNCTTMGLMMAVAPLHRAAGIESMVVSSYQAVSGSGQQGINELTRQLAELGEDLDALSGGGWKDPGGDVYVRPIGFNALPFAGNEADAGYTDEEWKLVNESRKILDLPELRVEPTCVRVPVMVGHGITATLMFSRPLGVEEATRLLEEAPGVEVWSDRVPTPLDSAGRDETLVGRIRETLGTPGGLNLWCVSDNLRKGAALNTVQIAELLL
- a CDS encoding peptidylprolyl isomerase translates to MPSEKRDRQHRNREEKRKRLQRARRNALLKRRFIQSIWIAAFVMAVVTLSNLTRGSDATTTTTSTQSSSTTIAEPTTDTTAPSALGPAYEAFRGQQVACGATAPPPARQMQFDAPDDQQIDPAAIVTATVATSCGDIVIHLDPTAAPQTVNSFVFLARQGFFDGTVFHRIVPGFVIQGGDPTAVGTGGPGYTIADEFPPAGFAYDRGVVAMANSGPDSTGSQFFVVLDDTSLQPGFSLLGTVLDGDTTLDAIAAVPVGPSASGENSNPLETVYINTVTINITG
- a CDS encoding LacI family DNA-binding transcriptional regulator, whose product is MGTIGEAAEAAGVSTSTVSSLIRERERLVGCSASRRTTYGDQFVTGYLRITDRPKSP
- the pckA gene encoding phosphoenolpyruvate carboxykinase (ATP); the encoded protein is MHDLIPHGIEPKHEVFWDLSTPVLIEHTLERGLGVLAHRGPLVVNTVPYTGRSPKDKFIVRDPQTEGDIWWGDVNHPIEPEVYDALYARVTEHLAERDLYVQDLYAGADPRYRLAVRAITSSPWHAHFCRNMFRLPRSYELDDEIEPFHPDFTLVHAPDFKAIPERDGTRSEVFIIISFEHKVLLIGGTTYMGEMKKSVFSVLNYLLPKKGVLSMHASANVDQAGHSAVIFGLSGTGKTTLATDPTRNMIGDDEIGWGVNGIFNIEGGSYAKVICLSPEDEPLIFEATNQFETLLENVVINPESRRVEWDDATRTENIRSSYPLVHLPNIVKSGMAAHPRNIVFLSADAFGVLPPISRLTREQAMYYFISGYTAKLAGTERGVNEPAATFSPCFGAPFLPLPPSYYADVLADKIEEFGTGLWMINTGWTSGPHGVGHRIRIPHTRAMLNAALAGDLDEATYHQNPIFGLSIPTEVPGVPAELLNPRNTWGDPSAYDTQAVKLAGMFRRNFEQYADDVSEAVIAAGPHI